ATCGGCCAGCGCGCGCTGCGCCTCCTCGAAGTCGTCGTCGGCGAGCGCTTCCTGCGCGCGGACGTACTCGGCGACCTGCGTGCCGAAGTCCGCCTGCATGGCGGCGGTCGACGCCTGGGCCGGGTGGCGCCCGCCGGGCGCGACCAGCACGACGCCGAGCATGCCGGCGAGAACGGCAAGGTGCTTCACGTGAGACATTGGACCGATCCCCTGAGAATGCGTTGAACGTGCTGCGGCCATCGCTGTTCGAGACTTTGGAGCACTGCATTATACAACCACCGACGCCCCGCGCGCAACGGCCGTTCGGCTGTAACCCGTTGTGCGGATTGGAGTAGTACGTATTCGCGGAAGTCCCCGCGAACGTTGTGCGGAGGTGTCGGCGCCGCCCCGGGCGTCGTGCGGTGGCGGCGCCCGCCAAGCCGTCCGATAGAGTGGACGTGGGCGGCGATCCGATAGACGCGTACCTGAGCGATCTGAAGGCGGGGCGGCGCCTGGCCGCCAATACGCTGACCAGCTACGCCCGGGACCTCGTACTGCTGGGTGATTTCGCAGAGGCTCGCGACCTTCGCGTGAGCCGGCTGGGCCGGCGTGACCTGGAAGCCTTCGTTCGCGACCTGATGGGCTCCGGTCTCGCGCCGCGGTCGGTCGCCCGGGTCGTGGCCTGCGTACGGGGCTTCTACCGTTTCCTGCTGGCCGACGGGCAGGTGGCCTCGAACCCGGCCGACGACCTGCGCGCGCCGCGGTCGTGGCCCGCGCTGCCGAAGTTCCTGTCCACCGCCGACGTCGACGTGCTGCTGGAGCAGCCGGATGTCACCACCGCGGTCGGGGTTCGCGACCGGACGCTCATCGAGCTGCTGTATGCGACAGGCCTGCGGGTGTCCGAGCTGGTGTCGCTGCAACCCGAGAGCCTGCACCTCGATGCGGGCTATCTGACCTGCATGGGCAAGGGCAGCAGGGAGCGGCTCGTGCCGGTCGGCAGAGCCGCGGTCGAATGGCTTCGCCGTTACCTGGCGTCCGCCCGCCCGGCGCTCCTCGGCCCGCGGACGTCCGCCTGGGTCTTCGTCAATGCGCGCGGAGGAGTCCGACTCACCCGGGTCGGCTTCTGGAAGAAGCTCAAGCAGTACGCGCGCCAGGCCGGACTGCCGCGGGACCTGAGCCCGCACGTTCTGCGGCACTCGTTCGCGACGCACCTGCTCGAAAGGGGTGCGGATCTGCGCTCCATACAGACCCTCCTCGGACACGCCGATCTGTCCACCACCCAGATCTACACGCACATCCTCGCGGCGCGCCTGAAGGCGGTCTACGACGAGTACCATCCGCGCTCGTGATTGACCGGAACGCCGTTCCCTGGTTACTGTATGCGGTTGGCGTGGGACATGCCGTCCCGAACCTGGAGGGCCGGACTCGGGCAGCCCGCCGTATCGACGCCGCACCAATCGCCGCGAAGGGAGATTCACCGCACATGCGCCGGACAGGCCGTTATCTCTTTACCTCCGAATCGGTCACGGAAGGCCATCCGGACAAGATAGCCGATCAGGTTTCCGATGCCGTTCTCGACGCGGTTCTGGCGGACGATCCGACCGGCCGCGTCGCTTGCGAGACGCTGCTGACGACCGGCCTGATCGTGCTGGCGGGGGAGATCACGACGACCGCCAGGGTCGAGTTCGCGGATGTCGCCCGCGAAGCGGTGAGGGACGTCGGCTACACGCGCGCCAAGTTCGGCTTCGACGCCGACACCTGTGCCGTGCTCTCGTCCCTGCACGGGCAGTCCCCGGATATCGCCATGGGGGTGGACCCGGGCGGCGCGGGCGACCAGGGCCTGATGTTCGGTTACGCCTGCAACGAGACGCCGGAGCTGATGCCGCTGCCGCTCATGCTCGCGCACCATCTGGTGCGGGCGCTCTCCAACGTCCGCCGCGAGGGGCGGCTGAGCTACCTCCGGCCTGACGGCAAGTCGCAGGTCACGGTGGAATACGACGGCGACCGGCCGCGGCGCATCGACGCCGTCGTGGTGTCGAGCCAGCACAGCGACGAGGTCTCCACGGAGCAGTTGCGCGACGACATCACCCGCGAGGTCATTCGGGCCACCGTCCCGGAGTCGATGATCGACGAGGCGACGAAGATCTACGTCAACCCGACCGGCCGTTTCGTGACCGGGGGTCCGCACGGCGACTCCGGCGTGACCGGGCGCAAGATCATCGTCGACACCTACGGCGGCATGGCCCCGCACGGCGGCGGCGCGTTCTCCGGCAAGGACCCGACCAAGGTCGACCGTTCCGCTTCCTACATGGCGCGCTACATCGCGAAGAACTGCGTGGCGGCTGGGCTGGCGGAACGCGTGCAGGTGCAGCTCGCCTACGCCATCGGCATCGCCGATCCCGTCTCCGTCCTGCTCGACACGTTCGGCACGGGGAGGGTCGGCGAGGAGCGGCTCAGCGCTCTCGTCCGGGAGCATTTCTCGCTGACGCCGAAGGGCATCATCGAGACGCTGGCGCTGCGCCGGCCCATCTATCGCGGGACGGCGGCGTTCGGTCACTTCGGACGGACCGATCCGGAATTCACCTGGGAGCGGACCGACAAGGCCGCTGCGCTGAGCGCCGCGGCCGGAGTCCGGGAGTCTGCGCCGTAGCACGCAACGAACCGGTCAGGTCCGAACCGTGAGCAGGAAGTAACCCGCGGACGTGCCGAAAATCAGATTCGGGGCCCAGGCGGCGGTGGCGGGCATGAGCACGCCGGCGCCGCCGAGTGCACCGAACACGCTCAGCACGATCCAGTAGGTGAACGCGAGTGCGATGCCGACGCCCACGCCGTAGAGCGCGCCGCGCGGCCCGGTGGTCACGGCGAAGGGTACGGCGATGAGCGTGAGGATCACGGTGACGAAGGGGAAGGACGCCTTACGGTGCAGCGCCACCACCAGGTTGACGACGTCGAAACCCCGCGCGCGCAGGTCCACGATGTACCGCTCGAGCTCGCGAAAGTTCATGAGCTCGGCGTCGGGTCTCTCCGCCACGAAGACGCCGGGCGCCGACACCGCCTGCAGGGCCCGCGCCGCGTCCTTCCGATAGGGGGAGGACGCTTCCGGCGCCGGGGCGAACTCCCGCGACCAGACGTTTTGGCCCTGCCATTCGTCGTCGTACGCCGCGTGCGTGGCGTACGTCCGGCGCACCAGCGACCACGGCCCGTCGCCCAGCTCGAAGATGGACAGGCTGTCGATCTCCGATCGATCGGGGTCGAAGTAGCGGTAGTGGTAGATCACGCCGTCGTCGTACAGCCACTGCCGCGCCAGGACCTCGAACGTCTGCGTGCGCCCCGTGCGGATCTCGCGGTTCAGGGTCTCGGCGGTTCGATTCGCCCGCGCGAGCACCGTCTCTCCCAGCGCGAACAACAAGCCGCTCCAGACGAGGCTGAAGCAGAGAATCGGGAACGCCGCTCGATACAGGCTGATCCCGCACGCCTTCATCACGGTGAGCTCGCTCGTCCTCGTGAGCAGACCGATGGTCACCAGCGTCGCCACGAGTCCGGCGATCGGCAGGACGTAGTAGACGAACTGCGGCGTCGCGTGCCAGAAGTAGCGCAGCAGCATCACGCCCGTCGTTTCGTCCTTGAACAGCTTGTCGGACAGGTCGATGAAGGTGGCGATGTAGAAGATGCCGAGCAGGCCGACGAACGCGAGGCCCACCCAGCGCAGGTACATCTTCGTCACGTACCAGTCGAGGATGTTGACGCCCGGCAGCGATCCGCCGGACACCGTGACGACGGGGTCCCGATCGGCGGCGCCGGCGATCGCGGGACCGCCGGTAACCTCGGGAACGCTGGGCGGCGCGGGCAGCCTCCAGCGCGTCCACGGCAGCGAGGCGCCACGCTCGACTCCCCCTGCGCGCCGCCGAATCAGCGCCACGCCGGCCAGTCCCAGCACGATGTTCGGCAGCCACATCGCCAGGTGGGGGGGCACCCGCTGCCCCTTGGCGAGCGCTTCCGACTCGTACATCAGCACGTAGTAGGCGAAGATGACCGCGATGCCGAGCGCGAAGCTGGCCAGTCGTCCATCCGTGCGGCTGCTCACGCCGAAAGCCACGCCGAGCAGCACGAAGACGAAGCACGCGAACGGAATGGAGAACTTCTTGTGGGCCTCGATGATCGGCGCGTGCGGCGACACCCCCGCCGCGCGCATCGCGGCGGCCTGCTCGTTCAGCTCCGGGATGGTCATCTCGCGCAGGCCCCGGTCCGGCCCACCCGCGGGGAACAGGGACTCGGCGTCCAACTGGATCCGCAGCTCCCGGAAGGCGTGCACCTCGTAGGCGTCCGGGGCGGCGGGATCCACCCGATGGCGCTCGCCGTTCTCGAGCACGATGGCAACGGTTCGGCGGTCCCGATCCACGCCGACGCGACCGCGTTCCGCGATGTAGATGTCCGGCTGTTCCGGCCGCTGGACATCCGCGAGAAAGACGTCGAGCCATCCTTCGCCGGTGCTGGAGACTTCCTGGACGTACAGCACGACGTCCGGGAAGTCCCCCACGTAGAACACCCGCGGCTTCACCTCGCCCTCGGCGCGGTTCGCCTGCACGCGCAGCAGGATCTCGCGAAACCGCTGATTGGCGTCCGGCACCACCGACAGCATCAGGTAGCAGTTGATCGCCGCCGTGGCGGCGGCGAGGACCAGCAGGGGAGTCAGGATGCGGAACAGGCTGATGCCGCAGGCCTGCATCGCCACCGTCTCGCGGTCGCCGGACAACCGGCCGAGGCCCATCAGGACGCCGACCAGCAGGGCCATGGGTATCGTGACGCCGAGCGACTGCGGGACGAGCAGCAGCAGCATCTCGGCCACGTGCCGCGCGTCCACCCCGATCCGGATCAGCTCTTCCGCCTGATTCATGATCGGCGGCAGCAGCATCAGGAACGTGAAGACGAGCAGGGTCAGGAAGAAGGGGAGGATCACCTCCCGCACGACGTAGTGACTGATGATGCTCGGCACCGTATCCGCTCCGTCAGGTCCGCACGGAGAACAGGAAGCAGCCGGCCGCGGCGCCGAAGATCAGGTTCGGCGCCCAGGCCGCGGTGGCCGGCATGAGCACGCCGGCGCTGCCCAGAGCCCCGAACACGCTCAGCACGATCCAGTAGGTGAACGCCAGCACGATGCCGGCTCCGACCCCGTAGAGGGCGCCGCGAGGACCGATCGTCACCGCGAACGGCACGGCAATGAGGGTGAGAATGAACGTGACGAACGGAAACGACGCCTTGCGGTGCAACTCGACGACGAGATTGACGACGTCGAAGCCGAGCGCCCGCAGCTCCACGACGTGCCGTTCGAGTTCGCGATAACTCATGAGCTCCGCGTCCGGCAGCTCGGCCGAGAACACCGCGGGCGGCGCCACCGCGGGCAGCCCCTGCTCGCTGCCGTGGTCGTACGTCGTGGCGGCTTCCGCCGTCGGGAACGCGCGCGACCAGACGCCACGGCCTTTCCAGGCGCCCTGGAACGACGCCTCGGCGGCGTACGTCCGGCCCGAAAGCGACCAGGGACGACCCGTGAACTCATAGACCGACAGGCCGCTCACCGCGGGTCCGTCCGCGTCGAAGTGCAGATAATGGTAGATGTCGCCGTCCTCGTTCACCAGCCACGCCCTGTCTCCGGTACCGAACGGCTGCGTCCGGCCGGTGCGGATCTCGCGGTTGAGCGCCT
Above is a window of Acidobacteriota bacterium DNA encoding:
- a CDS encoding YjgP/YjgQ family permease — protein: MPSIISHYVVREVILPFFLTLLVFTFLMLLPPIMNQAEELIRIGVDARHVAEMLLLLVPQSLGVTIPMALLVGVLMGLGRLSGDRETVAMQACGISLFRILTPLLVLAAATAAINCYLMLSVVPDANQRFREILLRVQANRAEGEVKPRVFYVGDFPDVVLYVQEVSSTGEGWLDVFLADVQRPEQPDIYIAERGRVGVDRDRRTVAIVLENGERHRVDPAAPDAYEVHAFRELRIQLDAESLFPAGGPDRGLREMTIPELNEQAAAMRAAGVSPHAPIIEAHKKFSIPFACFVFVLLGVAFGVSSRTDGRLASFALGIAVIFAYYVLMYESEALAKGQRVPPHLAMWLPNIVLGLAGVALIRRRAGGVERGASLPWTRWRLPAPPSVPEVTGGPAIAGAADRDPVVTVSGGSLPGVNILDWYVTKMYLRWVGLAFVGLLGIFYIATFIDLSDKLFKDETTGVMLLRYFWHATPQFVYYVLPIAGLVATLVTIGLLTRTSELTVMKACGISLYRAAFPILCFSLVWSGLLFALGETVLARANRTAETLNREIRTGRTQTFEVLARQWLYDDGVIYHYRYFDPDRSEIDSLSIFELGDGPWSLVRRTYATHAAYDDEWQGQNVWSREFAPAPEASSPYRKDAARALQAVSAPGVFVAERPDAELMNFRELERYIVDLRARGFDVVNLVVALHRKASFPFVTVILTLIAVPFAVTTGPRGALYGVGVGIALAFTYWIVLSVFGALGGAGVLMPATAAWAPNLIFGTSAGYFLLTVRT
- a CDS encoding methionine adenosyltransferase, translated to MRRTGRYLFTSESVTEGHPDKIADQVSDAVLDAVLADDPTGRVACETLLTTGLIVLAGEITTTARVEFADVAREAVRDVGYTRAKFGFDADTCAVLSSLHGQSPDIAMGVDPGGAGDQGLMFGYACNETPELMPLPLMLAHHLVRALSNVRREGRLSYLRPDGKSQVTVEYDGDRPRRIDAVVVSSQHSDEVSTEQLRDDITREVIRATVPESMIDEATKIYVNPTGRFVTGGPHGDSGVTGRKIIVDTYGGMAPHGGGAFSGKDPTKVDRSASYMARYIAKNCVAAGLAERVQVQLAYAIGIADPVSVLLDTFGTGRVGEERLSALVREHFSLTPKGIIETLALRRPIYRGTAAFGHFGRTDPEFTWERTDKAAALSAAAGVRESAP
- the xerD gene encoding site-specific tyrosine recombinase XerD; this encodes MDAYLSDLKAGRRLAANTLTSYARDLVLLGDFAEARDLRVSRLGRRDLEAFVRDLMGSGLAPRSVARVVACVRGFYRFLLADGQVASNPADDLRAPRSWPALPKFLSTADVDVLLEQPDVTTAVGVRDRTLIELLYATGLRVSELVSLQPESLHLDAGYLTCMGKGSRERLVPVGRAAVEWLRRYLASARPALLGPRTSAWVFVNARGGVRLTRVGFWKKLKQYARQAGLPRDLSPHVLRHSFATHLLERGADLRSIQTLLGHADLSTTQIYTHILAARLKAVYDEYHPRS